Sequence from the Natronomonas marina genome:
TGTACGATATGGCGATAGACAAGGGTGCGGCAGTCTGCAAGGTGGATGACAATCGCGGTCGCAGACAACTCGATCTGGAGGGCGGGCCGCAAGGAGATATCCAGAGTGCTGATAAGCTCATCGAGGAGAAGCTTGCCGATCAGAATCTGAGTGACATCGCCACCGATGTCGAAGAACGAGTTCGCACAGACGACGACCTCGCCCAGACAAGTATCGACGACACTATGGAAGAACTCATCAAGGAAGCCCAAGCGAACGCCTTCGACGAGCGTGATGCCGAATCCAATCTCGATGACACGGAGGCAGAGGTGAGCGGCGAATGAAGATCAAGTCGCTCAGGTTGCAGAATATTCGGAGCTACGAGGATCAGACCGTCGAGTTCCCCGATGGAACGATTCTGATTCGTGGTGACAACGGTGCCGGGAAAACATCCCTCTTGATGGGGATTTTCGGCGGGTTGTTCCTCTCGAAGATTCGGAACGTCGGAACGAACGACTTCAATCTGGACGACTTGGTTCGGCGGGGTGAAGACAAGGGTACCGTAGAACTGGTCTTCGAAATTGACGGGACAGAGTACACCGTGACTTGGGAGCTGTACACGACGAGTACCCCGAACAGTGCGACGCTGGACTCGGAGTCATTCTCGGACCCCGTGACTGGAATCGAAGATGTCCGTGCAGAGGTGATTGGGTTACTCGGGATGGATGAAGACGATTTCTCCAGTTCGGTTTACGTCAAACAAGGCGAAATCGACCGTCTCATCGAAGCAGGTGACCGTGCTGAGATGATAGACAGTCTCCTCGGGTTAGACGAACTCGACGAGTACATCGGCCGGATGAAGGCGGCACGTCGCGGTGCCGGTCGCGTCCAGAAGGAGAACAAAACGAGTCGGGAAAATTACCAAGACGACCTCGACGACATCGAGAAAACGGAGCCTGAGTACGAAGACGACATCCACACGCTCACCGACGATATCGCTGACCTCGAAGCAGATATCGAGGAGATAGAGGAGTTCATTGATGAGCTGAAAGACCACCGGACCAGCATCAAGAGCGACATCGAGGACTACGAAGATCTGCAGGAACGTAAAGTCGAGAAGCAAGAGCAGATCGAAGAAGCACAAGCGAAGCGGGCTGACCAACAGGCTACTATCGACGAGAGTGAGACCAACGTCGAGGAGGCACAGGACGAGATCGACACGCTCGAAAGCGACATCGAAGCCCTCGATACAGAGGTTGAATACGACTTGCGTGCTGCAGAGAGCGCTGCGGACGCGAACGAGGCCGTGCAGGAATCCTTCCTGGAGGCGACGACAGAACGCAACGATTGCGAGAACGACCTTCAGAACGCCCAAGAAGAACTGGGACGGCTCGAAGAGGCCCTCTCTGAGGCCGAGACCGAACGTGAGGAGCTGATTGAGGAGCGTGACGACCTCCAGTCGGATCTCGAAGACGCTACTGACCGTCTCACGGAAGCGGAAGCAGAACGAGATTCGCTCACGTCTGAACGGAACGAGAGCGTGGCTGCGTTCCTCCCCGCGGTTGCTGATGCGGACGAGGTCACAGACGATCACGAGGAGGCGGTCGAGACGCGGCTTGCAGAGCTCGGCGAAGAACGGGAGGACGTGACCGCGACCAAGCGGGAAGTCACAACGAAGCGCGACCGTGCCGAGGAGGACCTCGAAACAGCGCGTGAGGAACTGGAGACGGTAACTAATGACTTAAGGGACGCAGAATCCGCCCTCGAAACCGTCCAGTCTGAACTGGCGACTGCTAAAGAGGATCTCACGGCTGCCGAAGCGGAGTTCGAAGAGCGCGTCGAGACGCTCGCGGAACAGGCCGCCGAGTTCGACGTGGAGGTCACAGCTGAGAACTTAGACGAGCTTCGTGACACGGTAATTCCAGATCTCATCGAGGAAACCAACGCGAACCTAAACGACATCGGGAACGCTATCGCTGAACATCGGAACGACAAGCAGCGCTACGAAGAAGATCTCGCGGAAATCAAGGAACTCGGTGAGCA
This genomic interval carries:
- a CDS encoding AAA family ATPase, yielding MKIKSLRLQNIRSYEDQTVEFPDGTILIRGDNGAGKTSLLMGIFGGLFLSKIRNVGTNDFNLDDLVRRGEDKGTVELVFEIDGTEYTVTWELYTTSTPNSATLDSESFSDPVTGIEDVRAEVIGLLGMDEDDFSSSVYVKQGEIDRLIEAGDRAEMIDSLLGLDELDEYIGRMKAARRGAGRVQKENKTSRENYQDDLDDIEKTEPEYEDDIHTLTDDIADLEADIEEIEEFIDELKDHRTSIKSDIEDYEDLQERKVEKQEQIEEAQAKRADQQATIDESETNVEEAQDEIDTLESDIEALDTEVEYDLRAAESAADANEAVQESFLEATTERNDCENDLQNAQEELGRLEEALSEAETEREELIEERDDLQSDLEDATDRLTEAEAERDSLTSERNESVAAFLPAVADADEVTDDHEEAVETRLAELGEEREDVTATKREVTTKRDRAEEDLETAREELETVTNDLRDAESALETVQSELATAKEDLTAAEAEFEERVETLAEQAAEFDVEVTAENLDELRDTVIPDLIEETNANLNDIGNAIAEHRNDKQRYEEDLAEIKELGEQDKCPKCGKTVEDTHIESEVSELEAAITAAQEAVEEAQETEAELQSRKEELQAFREDLLDTISYRDETLTTARNEVESLRDEADELQSRIEELEETIEDYESTIADLEADIDDLEEQKATLDAELSEINDGIETGEDVVDAFEQVADQQETVADLEDEISDIEGDIEDIKEDLADVEEEIEDLEIAIEEQEAVVDDCESALQAAKERVEEVESVQGTVEDAVGKYDTISELRTTIEQEQNTIQHARDRIDDLNSQIARLQDEKEDIEDQLGDEDAEDLREDLERVNTRIEQRQETRDKYQEDLQDMRDERTRLETELDSLRRTKAQIELYEDKEQWAKEVHDELDAVISVYESTKSDLREQYLAYINEYTNDIFKEIYKNSSYQQVIIEETYDDRRDSYEYDIRLLRDDGTTEDPSNASGGERAIVNLALRAGIYKLIAELHGGNRGQLPPFILDEPTTFLDEGHVGQLEQMLTTIKEWDVPQIIVVSHDEALIHGADHECHVTIDESDNTSQITMRTAGAD